The following are from one region of the Candidatus Hydrogenedentota bacterium genome:
- a CDS encoding M23 family metallopeptidase has protein sequence MRKLIGRRAGHVLLLVPLALLAALAAAYFVFTGPTDLDAYPGAADSPYRLPFPAGKTWLCVQGNRGIVSHREGERFAYDFAMPEGSEVCAARAGEVVSVVQQNDGHGYRWPNNRVVVRHDDGTLGSYLHIRKDGSLVAEGARVARGQVIALSGHVGNSMLPHLHFHVSDPARGETVPVSFADMDRHRGVPRMFCRYTSGNAPPQ, from the coding sequence ATGCGCAAACTCATCGGCCGGCGGGCGGGGCATGTTCTGCTGCTGGTGCCGCTGGCGCTGCTCGCCGCGCTGGCGGCGGCCTATTTTGTATTCACCGGCCCGACGGATCTGGACGCCTACCCCGGTGCGGCAGACTCCCCCTACCGGCTGCCGTTCCCGGCGGGAAAGACATGGCTGTGCGTGCAGGGCAACCGGGGCATTGTCAGCCACCGGGAGGGGGAGCGCTTCGCCTATGACTTCGCCATGCCGGAGGGGTCGGAGGTGTGCGCCGCCCGTGCGGGCGAGGTGGTTTCGGTGGTTCAGCAAAATGACGGCCACGGGTACCGGTGGCCGAACAACCGGGTGGTGGTCCGCCACGACGACGGCACGCTGGGATCCTATCTGCACATCCGGAAGGACGGCAGCCTGGTGGCGGAGGGGGCCCGGGTGGCGCGGGGGCAGGTGATCGCGCTGAGCGGGCACGTGGGCAACAGTATGCTGCCGCACCTGCACTTCCACGTCAGCGACCCGGCGCGCGGGGAGACCGTGCCCGTGTCCTTCGCCGACATGGACCGGCACCGCGGCGTGCCGCGCATGTTCTGCCGCTACACGTCGGGCAACGCGCCGCCGCAGTGA
- a CDS encoding glycerol acyltransferase, with amino-acid sequence MPRFTIFDTPFVSILGRLWARVFLGLIGWKKEGELPDVPKFVMIAAPHTTNWDLPVMLALGFLMRAKLFWMTKESVFRWPFRGFLVWLGGIPIDRSKPNGVVGQCVDLFGERDRLILAVPPEGTRKKVRAWKSGFYHIAVGAGVPIALGYLDYKRRRGGVGGLYHPTGDYEKDLREIQAFYRNVTPKYPELTSLNDISEE; translated from the coding sequence ATGCCCCGTTTCACCATCTTCGACACGCCGTTTGTCTCCATTCTGGGCCGCCTGTGGGCGCGCGTCTTTCTCGGCCTGATCGGCTGGAAGAAGGAGGGCGAGCTGCCGGACGTTCCCAAGTTCGTCATGATCGCCGCGCCCCACACGACCAACTGGGACCTTCCGGTCATGCTGGCGCTTGGATTCCTCATGCGGGCGAAGCTCTTCTGGATGACCAAGGAGTCGGTGTTCCGCTGGCCGTTCCGGGGCTTTCTGGTCTGGCTCGGCGGCATCCCCATCGACCGCAGCAAGCCCAACGGGGTGGTGGGCCAGTGCGTGGACCTTTTCGGGGAGCGCGACCGGCTCATCCTGGCCGTGCCGCCCGAGGGCACCCGCAAAAAGGTCCGCGCATGGAAGAGCGGCTTCTACCACATCGCCGTGGGTGCGGGCGTGCCGATCGCCCTGGGCTACCTCGACTACAAGCGCCGCCGCGGCGGCGTGGGCGGCCTCTACCATCCCACGGGCGACTATGAGAAGGACCTGCGCGAGATTCAGGCCTTCTACCGCAACGTCACCCCCAAGTACCCCGAACTGACCTCCCTCAACGACATTTCCGAAGAATGA
- a CDS encoding RNA-binding protein, translated as MNIFVGNLSFNTREEDLREAFEAYGQVSSARIITDRETGRSRGFAFVEMPNGDEGSAAIAALDGRDVDGRALKVNEARPKEEGGRGGSGGGGYRSGGGGGGGYRGGGGGGGGYRGGGGGSRY; from the coding sequence ATGAACATTTTCGTGGGTAACCTTTCCTTCAACACGCGTGAGGAAGATCTTCGGGAGGCCTTTGAGGCCTACGGTCAGGTCTCCTCGGCCCGCATCATCACGGACCGCGAAACCGGCCGCTCGCGCGGCTTCGCCTTCGTCGAGATGCCCAACGGCGACGAGGGTTCCGCCGCGATCGCGGCGCTTGACGGCCGCGACGTGGACGGCCGCGCGCTGAAGGTCAACGAGGCGCGTCCGAAGGAAGAGGGCGGCCGCGGCGGCAGCGGCGGCGGCGGTTACCGCAGCGGCGGCGGCGGCGGCGGCGGCTACCGCGGCGGCGGCGGCGGTGGCGGCGGCTACCGCGGCGGCGGCGGCGGCTCCCGCTACTAG
- a CDS encoding PASTA domain-containing protein → AGTEVLPNTAVDIEVSLGPAPVAVPDVVGLTQAAAEAALTGAGLTLGAVTESYSDTVPAGQVMSQTPAAGTEVLPNTAVDIEVSLGPAPVAVPNVVGLTQAAAEAALTGAGLTLGAVTESYSATVPAGDVMSQTPVAGTEVLPNTAVDIEVSLGPAPVAVPDVVGLTRAAAEAALTGAGLTLGAVTESYSDTVPAGDVMSQTPAAGTEVLPGAAVALEVSLGPAPVAVPNVVGLTRAAAEAALTGAGLTLGVVTESYSATVPAGDVMSQTPVAGTEVFPGAAVDIEVSLGAAPVAVPNVVGLTRAAAEAALADAGLTLGAVTESYSATVPAGDVMSQTPVAGTEVAAGTAVALEVSLGAAPVAVPYVVGLTRTAAEAALTGAGLTLGAVTESYSATVPAGNVMSQTPAAGTEVAAGTAVALEVSLGPDPASDRPVPNVAGLTCAEAEAALAAAGLTLGTVTEAYSEILAAGLVTDQNPPAGTPAAPGTAVSVVLSKGPAPILVPNVVGLTRASAEGAITVARLVVGTVTEEYSATFPAGRVISQNPAGGVEAGAGSAVSFVVSKGARPTAVEIPDVTGMARPASEAALAAAGFVAGAVTEEYSSVVAAGAVVRQDPPGRVLAEPGTPVALSVSLGVDPASSGTARDLLAEVFDELDADGSGTLNLAEARARIWNMTPVLFAALDANGDGVLDRGELEMGGCGGCSGCGKAGLSTESLKSRLGDLFLGALSLVVLGVVSRAGRG, encoded by the coding sequence AGCCAGACGCCTGCGGCGGGCACGGAAGTGCTTCCGAACACGGCGGTGGACATTGAAGTCTCGCTGGGTCCGGCGCCGGTGGCGGTTCCGAACGTGGTCGGCCTGACGCAGGCCGCCGCCGAGGCGGCGCTCACGGGCGCGGGCCTGACGCTTGGCGCGGTGACGGAGTCGTACAGCGCCACGGTGCCTGCGGGCGACGTGATGAGCCAGACGCCGGTTGCGGGCACGGAAGTGCTTCCGAACACGGCGGTGGACATTGAAGTCTCTCTCGGTCCGGCGCCGGTGGCCGTGCCCGACGTGGTGGGCCTGACGCGGGCCGCCGCCGAGGCGGCGCTCACGGGCGCGGGCCTGACGCTCGGCGCGGTGACGGAGTCGTACAGCGACACGGTGCCCGCGGGCGACGTGATGAGCCAGACGCCTGCGGCGGGCACGGAAGTGCTTCCGGGCGCGGCGGTGGCCCTTGAGGTCTCGCTGGGTCCGGCGCCGGTGGCCGTTCCGAACGTGGTCGGCCTGACGCGGGCCGCCGCCGAGGCGGCGCTCACGGGCGCGGGCCTGACGCTTGGCGTGGTGACGGAGTCCTACAGCGCCACGGTGCCTGCGGGCGACGTGATGAGCCAGACGCCGGTTGCGGGCACGGAAGTGTTTCCGGGCGCGGCGGTGGACATTGAGGTCTCGCTGGGTGCGGCGCCGGTTGCGGTTCCGAACGTGGTGGGCCTGACGCGGGCGGCCGCGGAGGCGGCGCTTGCGGACGCGGGCCTGACGCTTGGCGCGGTGACGGAGTCGTACAGCGCCACGGTGCCTGCGGGCGACGTGATGAGCCAGACGCCGGTTGCGGGCACAGAAGTCGCCGCCGGCACGGCGGTGGCCCTTGAGGTTTCGCTGGGTGCGGCGCCGGTTGCGGTGCCGTATGTGGTGGGCCTGACCCGCACGGCGGCCGAGGCGGCGCTCACAGGCGCGGGCCTGACGCTTGGCGCGGTGACGGAGTCGTACAGCGCCACGGTGCCCGCGGGCAACGTGATGAGCCAGACGCCGGCTGCGGGCACGGAAGTTGCGGCCGGCACGGCGGTGGCCCTTGAGGTCTCCCTGGGTCCGGATCCGGCCTCCGACCGGCCCGTGCCGAATGTCGCCGGGCTGACGTGCGCCGAGGCGGAGGCCGCCCTTGCGGCCGCGGGCCTGACGCTCGGCACGGTGACCGAGGCGTACAGTGAAATCCTGGCCGCGGGCCTGGTCACCGACCAGAATCCGCCGGCCGGCACCCCGGCCGCCCCGGGCACGGCGGTGAGCGTCGTCCTCTCGAAGGGGCCGGCCCCCATCCTGGTGCCGAATGTGGTCGGTCTGACGCGGGCCTCCGCGGAAGGCGCGATCACCGTTGCCCGCCTGGTCGTCGGCACGGTGACCGAAGAGTACAGCGCAACCTTCCCGGCGGGCCGGGTGATTTCGCAGAATCCCGCCGGCGGCGTTGAGGCCGGGGCCGGGTCCGCGGTGAGCTTCGTGGTCAGCAAGGGCGCGCGCCCCACGGCCGTCGAGATTCCGGACGTGACCGGCATGGCCCGCCCGGCTTCCGAGGCGGCCCTGGCGGCGGCCGGCTTCGTGGCCGGCGCGGTCACGGAGGAATACAGCAGCGTTGTCGCCGCGGGCGCGGTGGTGCGCCAGGATCCTCCGGGTCGCGTTCTCGCGGAACCCGGCACGCCGGTGGCCCTGTCGGTGTCCCTGGGCGTGGATCCGGCGTCCTCCGGGACGGCCCGGGACCTGCTGGCAGAGGTGTTCGACGAGCTTGACGCCGATGGCAGCGGCACGCTGAACCTCGCTGAGGCGCGCGCGCGGATCTGGAACATGACCCCGGTCCTGTTCGCCGCCCTCGACGCCAACGGCGACGGTGTGCTCGACCGCGGCGAGCTGGAGATGGGCGGCTGCGGCGGCTGCAGCGGCTGCGGCAAGGCCGGCCTGTCCACGGAGTCGCTGAAGAGCCGCCTGGGCGACCTGTTCCTCGGGGCGTTGTCCCTGGTGGTGCTGGGCGTCGTCTCCCGGGCCGGACGCGGGTAA